A window of the Isosphaera pallida ATCC 43644 genome harbors these coding sequences:
- a CDS encoding SIR2 family NAD-dependent protein deacylase, translated as MELVDMLDRAAETLKEARSVLFITGAGMSADSGLPTYRGTGGLYQDRTTDAGVPVEVALSGGMFQRNPAVTWSVLLELANAARGKRPHRGHEILAAFENDPVYGFDRIWILTQNVDGFHQRAGSRQVIDIHGDLSQLQCARECGWEEHVTDYHHIDPDRLPPRCPVCNSPIRPNVVLFGELLPEAKLRRLQTELRAGFDLVVSIGTTSVFPYIAQPMIINARLGKPTLEINPDFTEVSSIADLRLPLGAARALVELERRLA; from the coding sequence ATGGAACTGGTTGACATGCTCGATCGCGCTGCGGAGACGCTCAAGGAGGCGCGGTCGGTGCTGTTCATCACTGGGGCCGGCATGTCAGCCGATTCGGGACTACCCACCTATCGGGGAACGGGTGGACTCTATCAAGATCGCACGACCGATGCGGGAGTGCCCGTCGAGGTGGCCCTGTCGGGTGGGATGTTCCAACGCAATCCGGCCGTCACTTGGAGCGTTTTGCTCGAGTTGGCCAACGCTGCGCGGGGGAAACGGCCCCATCGCGGTCATGAAATCCTGGCCGCGTTCGAGAACGATCCGGTTTACGGCTTCGATCGGATCTGGATTCTGACCCAAAATGTGGATGGCTTTCACCAACGGGCCGGTTCGCGTCAGGTCATCGACATTCACGGCGATCTCTCCCAACTGCAATGCGCGCGGGAATGCGGTTGGGAGGAACACGTCACCGACTACCATCATATCGACCCCGACAGGTTGCCGCCGCGTTGTCCGGTCTGCAACTCGCCGATTCGGCCCAATGTGGTTCTCTTCGGCGAATTGCTCCCCGAGGCCAAGCTTCGACGGCTCCAAACCGAATTACGCGCTGGGTTCGACCTGGTGGTGAGCATCGGTACCACCAGTGTCTTCCCCTACATCGCCCAACCGATGATCATCAACGCGCGTTTAGGCAAACCGACCCTCGAAATCAATCCCGACTTCACCGAAGTCAGTTCGATCGCCGACCTTCGTTTGCCCTTGGGCGCAGCGCGGGCTTTGGTCGAACTGGAGCGTCGGCTCGCCTAA
- a CDS encoding GNAT family N-acetyltransferase produces the protein MSERHWARRATYALLTAPSPLIDHQTGGRTRVIDGLTFSALALNGPTFNIVAVTGTPPDRERLETLASEFFGANAPSFGVILEGDDPANAGLQAELSQRGWRIVEEEPAMILSDLQPLERTSVPAMLMVEVVKTPEELDVFFALVLEIFKLTPELLAGLATAPSALDDPRLFFLLGRTAGVPVAIALGAMVEEAVTIYGVGVRSTRRRQGFGTAMTVAAVREGIRRGATLAVLRANPLSQPLYERLGFRVVCLHRTWAFPEPEPATPLKSDGMNG, from the coding sequence ATGAGCGAACGTCATTGGGCGCGACGAGCCACCTACGCCCTGTTGACCGCACCTTCCCCCTTGATCGACCATCAAACCGGCGGTCGAACCCGCGTTATTGACGGCCTGACCTTCTCGGCCCTCGCCTTGAACGGCCCTACCTTCAACATCGTGGCGGTCACCGGAACCCCTCCCGACAGAGAGCGGCTCGAAACCCTCGCCAGCGAGTTTTTCGGTGCCAATGCTCCGAGCTTCGGCGTGATCCTAGAGGGGGACGATCCCGCCAACGCTGGCCTCCAAGCCGAACTGAGCCAACGCGGTTGGCGAATCGTCGAGGAGGAACCGGCCATGATCCTAAGCGATCTCCAACCCCTTGAGCGAACATCTGTGCCAGCCATGTTAATGGTGGAGGTTGTCAAAACACCTGAAGAACTCGACGTGTTCTTCGCCTTGGTGCTTGAGATTTTCAAGTTGACACCCGAGTTGCTTGCGGGATTGGCGACGGCTCCCTCCGCGCTGGACGATCCCCGTCTTTTTTTCCTTTTGGGGCGAACGGCGGGGGTACCAGTGGCGATCGCGCTGGGGGCAATGGTAGAGGAGGCGGTAACGATTTACGGTGTCGGGGTGCGATCGACCCGCCGCAGACAGGGTTTCGGGACGGCGATGACCGTGGCGGCAGTTCGGGAGGGAATCCGACGAGGCGCGACTTTGGCGGTGTTGCGAGCCAACCCGTTGAGCCAACCCCTCTACGAACGACTTGGTTTCCGAGTCGTTTGTCTCCATCGCACCTGGGCCTTCCCTGAACCTGAACCAGCGACGCCCTTGAAAAGCGACGGCATGAACGGGTGA
- a CDS encoding homocysteine S-methyltransferase family protein — translation MTEPTRPAPILFDGPMGTRLLARGLDLRVEEACEWSLDHPEEVEAIHRADCLAGASLLRANVFTAHRDGLERRGQGRGARLPRLLTQAVDLARRAGEGLPVVAALGPVGSHEEAAVHLVDHGVAAIWLETYTFLHALDQLPRLKRRIGQQVPIWVTLFNWRDDPEQGPITAQAARLIEAGAAAIGVNCVSCDDPQRIPLMTALRAAAGTRVPLIASPSIPPPPPDRPAPTPLEVAEQVLDWWRAGADGIGLCCGGNATHLAALHTLCADLPPRDPHSPLLLGDGPRPTT, via the coding sequence ATGACTGAACCCACGCGCCCGGCCCCAATCCTGTTTGACGGCCCCATGGGAACCCGTCTGCTGGCCCGAGGGCTAGATCTTCGTGTCGAAGAGGCGTGCGAGTGGTCGCTCGATCATCCCGAAGAGGTCGAGGCGATTCACCGGGCGGATTGCCTGGCGGGCGCGTCGTTGCTCCGCGCCAATGTGTTCACGGCACACCGCGACGGTCTGGAGCGCCGGGGACAGGGACGCGGGGCACGGTTGCCCCGTCTTCTCACCCAAGCGGTTGACTTGGCGCGACGAGCCGGCGAGGGGTTGCCGGTGGTGGCCGCCTTGGGTCCAGTCGGTTCGCACGAGGAGGCGGCCGTTCATCTCGTGGATCATGGGGTCGCGGCCATTTGGCTGGAAACCTACACCTTCCTCCACGCCCTCGATCAGCTGCCTCGTCTCAAACGACGGATTGGCCAACAAGTGCCGATTTGGGTCACCCTGTTCAACTGGCGTGACGATCCCGAACAAGGTCCGATCACGGCCCAGGCGGCCCGTTTGATCGAGGCCGGAGCCGCGGCGATCGGTGTCAACTGCGTGTCGTGCGACGACCCCCAACGCATCCCGCTGATGACCGCGCTGCGAGCTGCGGCGGGAACCCGAGTTCCCCTGATCGCCTCCCCGTCGATCCCCCCCCCTCCACCAGATCGGCCCGCGCCGACGCCGTTGGAGGTCGCCGAGCAGGTGCTGGATTGGTGGCGCGCAGGGGCCGACGGAATAGGTCTATGCTGCGGTGGGAACGCGACCCACCTGGCCGCCCTTCACACGCTTTGCGCCGACTTGCCGCCCCGCGACCCACACTCCCCCCTGCTCCTTGGTGATGGTCCCCGCCCCACAACATGA
- a CDS encoding HYExAFE family protein yields MARRSNHYEAAFEAFVRSLRVPCVAVDESKRPLDRHAEAKPACHAEAKPACPADPPAPRCNDPAGSFDTIETNEVDTTPLRLKNPDFLVYPRLGCNLVVEVKGKRGKDHTGRRRWENWVTTDDLDGLARWRDLFGPGYRAILAFVYAERPPATLVTAPAGSPWPDSTQVVRLVVSRRRGRRNRRPTAKDDPLDAGFPFRGRRYWFWAVELDDYLDHLRSRGVAWKAVAMARAEFRRRVRPLLDWLPHAAMTTTSARSHPPSPATSSGAAFPCPAPVSEWTA; encoded by the coding sequence ATGGCGCGACGCAGTAACCACTACGAAGCGGCCTTCGAAGCCTTCGTTCGCAGTCTGCGCGTGCCTTGTGTCGCGGTGGACGAGTCGAAACGCCCGCTCGATCGTCACGCCGAGGCGAAGCCGGCGTGTCACGCCGAGGCGAAGCCGGCGTGTCCGGCCGACCCGCCGGCACCGCGTTGTAACGATCCCGCGGGCAGCTTCGATACCATCGAAACGAACGAGGTTGACACCACGCCACTCCGTTTGAAGAACCCCGACTTTTTGGTGTACCCTCGCTTAGGTTGCAACTTAGTCGTCGAGGTCAAAGGCAAACGCGGCAAGGACCACACCGGGCGTCGCCGTTGGGAGAATTGGGTGACCACCGACGACCTAGATGGATTGGCGCGTTGGCGCGACCTGTTCGGTCCGGGTTACCGGGCAATTCTGGCCTTCGTCTACGCCGAACGTCCCCCCGCGACCCTTGTAACCGCTCCAGCCGGCTCCCCTTGGCCGGACTCGACTCAGGTCGTTCGCCTGGTCGTCAGTCGCCGCCGTGGACGGCGTAACCGACGACCAACCGCCAAGGATGACCCGCTCGACGCCGGGTTCCCCTTCCGCGGTCGTCGTTACTGGTTCTGGGCGGTCGAACTGGACGACTACCTAGACCATTTGCGATCGCGGGGTGTCGCGTGGAAAGCAGTGGCGATGGCGCGGGCGGAGTTTCGCCGCCGAGTGCGTCCACTGCTCGATTGGCTGCCCCACGCCGCCATGACGACGACTTCCGCTCGCTCTCATCCTCCTTCCCCCGCCACGTCTTCCGGCGCGGCGTTTCCCTGCCCCGCCCCTGTCTCGGAGTGGACCGCGTGA
- a CDS encoding YkgJ family cysteine cluster protein, protein MSNPLRRKPRPPIPRGLIPAGSSPCDYCVGKCCRYFSLPIDTPRSWEDFDDLRWYLAHGQTLIYVCDRHWYLLVMTRCGYLRSDNRCAIYSQRPRICREFASDDCEYDDDWKFELVFEHPEQIVEYAEAVLRRSRPPADETISALVSLPPLRMRNRSEPG, encoded by the coding sequence ATGTCGAATCCCTTGCGACGCAAACCCCGTCCTCCCATCCCCCGCGGTTTGATTCCGGCGGGTTCCAGTCCCTGCGACTATTGTGTCGGCAAGTGCTGCCGCTATTTCTCCCTACCCATCGACACTCCCCGCAGCTGGGAGGATTTCGACGACCTGCGTTGGTATCTCGCCCACGGACAGACCCTCATTTATGTCTGCGACCGTCATTGGTATCTCCTGGTCATGACCCGTTGCGGTTATCTTCGGTCGGACAATCGCTGCGCGATTTATTCGCAACGTCCCCGCATCTGCCGCGAGTTCGCCTCGGACGATTGCGAGTATGACGACGATTGGAAATTTGAGTTGGTATTCGAACATCCCGAGCAAATCGTCGAATATGCCGAGGCGGTGCTAAGACGGTCGCGCCCGCCGGCCGACGAGACCATCTCCGCGCTGGTAAGTCTGCCCCCGCTGCGGATGCGCAACCGTTCCGAGCCAGGTTAA
- a CDS encoding site-2 protease family protein, which yields MTEPVWSINLGRWWGVRIRVHLLWLAFAVHLIATLTLAGWRRPGLEIDIDPRDWRLGLAWLGLTVLGVAWHELGHGLAGRWSGWRRQEVQLWPLGDLTDDWVPAEQARAAAIYALGGPLANLAVVILGALIFAGRPESLDWNPFGRPDGSGGLPRLDDQPLARFSWLWWLGGFWFVNWVLLLTNLIPAPPLDGGRFLRAVLAMSSSPSRRESFLIPWTARTCAAVLLLVGVVRLIRGVFIAPGEVPTASPLYLIVLAGLIEWIARTQNEMVEDDGFFDDGVSDLDPSTLPSTKAGQPDSHDPLEPNSSHVAAGSAGLKPTDRMLRRWHKRRRQARQLRNRQREHLDGDRLDAILDKLHGQGETALNDEERGFLQQMSRDLRRRRGRLSSTANPTTTLSPPPDLESDDPTTSYD from the coding sequence ATGACCGAGCCGGTTTGGTCGATCAACCTGGGACGTTGGTGGGGAGTGCGGATCCGAGTCCACCTACTTTGGTTGGCGTTCGCGGTCCATTTGATCGCGACTTTGACTCTGGCTGGGTGGAGACGGCCAGGTTTGGAGATCGACATCGACCCGCGTGACTGGCGTTTGGGTTTGGCCTGGTTGGGCCTGACGGTGTTAGGAGTCGCCTGGCACGAGTTGGGTCATGGGTTGGCAGGTCGCTGGTCCGGTTGGCGTCGCCAGGAGGTCCAGCTTTGGCCCCTGGGCGACCTGACCGACGATTGGGTCCCCGCCGAACAAGCTCGGGCGGCGGCAATTTACGCTTTGGGCGGTCCTCTGGCCAACCTAGCGGTGGTGATCTTGGGCGCGTTGATCTTCGCGGGACGACCCGAGAGCCTCGATTGGAATCCGTTTGGTCGCCCCGACGGTTCGGGCGGCTTGCCGCGATTGGACGATCAGCCCCTCGCCCGTTTCAGTTGGCTTTGGTGGCTGGGCGGGTTCTGGTTCGTCAACTGGGTCCTGTTGCTGACCAACCTCATCCCAGCTCCGCCACTGGACGGCGGGCGGTTCCTTCGCGCCGTCTTGGCGATGTCGTCCTCGCCAAGCCGCCGGGAATCGTTCCTTATTCCGTGGACCGCCCGCACCTGCGCGGCGGTCTTGTTACTCGTTGGGGTCGTTCGGCTGATTCGAGGAGTGTTCATCGCACCTGGCGAGGTTCCCACCGCCTCGCCCCTTTACTTGATCGTTCTGGCAGGTCTGATCGAATGGATTGCCCGAACTCAAAATGAAATGGTTGAAGATGACGGCTTTTTTGACGACGGCGTCAGCGACCTCGACCCCTCAACGCTCCCAAGCACGAAGGCCGGCCAACCCGATTCCCACGACCCCTTGGAACCGAATTCCAGCCATGTCGCCGCCGGCTCCGCTGGTCTGAAGCCAACCGATCGCATGTTGCGACGTTGGCACAAGCGGCGTCGCCAGGCTCGCCAGCTTCGTAACCGACAACGCGAACACCTCGACGGCGATCGCCTCGACGCGATTCTTGACAAGCTTCACGGTCAAGGCGAGACCGCGTTGAACGACGAAGAACGCGGCTTCCTCCAGCAAATGAGCCGGGACCTGCGGCGGCGGCGCGGCCGACTCTCCTCCACTGCCAATCCGACGACCACCCTTTCGCCCCCCCCTGATCTCGAATCCGACGATCCCACGACTTCTTATGACTGA
- a CDS encoding FAD-binding domain-containing protein, with product MSRSTEPPSNDVVPRRGFANRSELIEHLSALHPDIIARGRQVSPIRGGRAAALEALQGIDPPRYERTRNYLDGAVTRLSPYLRHGVLTLAEVRNHALKLVKHPVEAAKFINELGWRDYWQRVYERLGDGVWRDREPYKTGYSARRYAAELPQEIAEGQTGMACMDEFARELRDTGYLHNHARMWLAAYVVHWRQVRWQAGATWFLEHLLDGDPASNNLSWQWVASTFSHKPYVFNRENLEKYTGGRYCRSCPLKGRCDLEGSYDQLEQRLFPHGLRAGDGSAEDDGVLGRNGDPIAPRKINSPFPKSDSVLIWAHEDALNPQAEVFRSYPNAPALFVWDDSHLRNPRAPYSFKRVVFLAECVEELPATVEVARGEPSTLLVQAIARVGAKRLVAADSVNPRVHAILNQVEKLARVPIELLSEQPFLPYNGPIDLKRFSRYWRVAERYAMGMGGGRV from the coding sequence ATGTCCAGGTCCACAGAACCACCATCGAACGATGTTGTCCCCCGTCGTGGCTTCGCCAACCGCTCTGAATTGATTGAACACCTCAGCGCGCTTCATCCCGACATCATCGCCCGGGGCAGACAGGTTTCGCCGATCCGCGGCGGTCGCGCCGCGGCTCTGGAGGCGCTCCAAGGGATCGACCCGCCACGCTACGAGCGGACCCGCAACTATCTTGATGGCGCGGTCACTCGACTCTCGCCCTACCTCCGTCATGGCGTCTTGACCCTAGCCGAAGTCCGCAACCACGCGCTGAAGCTGGTCAAGCATCCTGTCGAGGCGGCCAAGTTCATCAACGAACTGGGCTGGCGCGACTACTGGCAACGGGTCTATGAACGTTTAGGCGATGGGGTCTGGCGCGATCGTGAACCGTACAAAACCGGATACTCGGCGCGACGGTACGCCGCCGAACTCCCCCAGGAGATCGCCGAAGGACAAACCGGCATGGCCTGCATGGATGAGTTCGCCCGCGAACTCCGCGACACAGGGTATTTGCACAACCACGCCCGCATGTGGCTCGCCGCCTATGTCGTCCACTGGCGCCAGGTCCGCTGGCAGGCCGGAGCCACCTGGTTTCTTGAACATCTGCTTGACGGCGACCCCGCAAGCAACAACCTCTCCTGGCAGTGGGTCGCCTCGACCTTCTCCCACAAACCCTACGTTTTCAACCGCGAGAATCTGGAGAAATATACGGGTGGACGATATTGCCGCTCCTGTCCACTCAAAGGCCGCTGTGACTTGGAAGGATCCTACGACCAACTCGAACAACGCCTTTTCCCTCACGGCCTCCGGGCTGGCGATGGTTCGGCCGAGGATGACGGCGTGTTGGGTCGCAACGGCGACCCGATTGCCCCGCGCAAGATCAACTCCCCCTTCCCAAAATCCGACTCAGTGCTGATCTGGGCGCACGAAGATGCGCTCAATCCCCAAGCCGAGGTCTTCCGTAGCTATCCCAATGCTCCCGCCCTGTTTGTCTGGGACGATTCTCATTTAAGGAATCCCCGCGCTCCCTACTCCTTCAAACGTGTGGTGTTCTTGGCCGAATGCGTCGAGGAGTTGCCTGCTACCGTCGAGGTGGCTCGGGGCGAACCTTCGACGTTGTTGGTGCAGGCGATCGCCCGGGTCGGGGCCAAACGATTAGTCGCGGCGGACTCGGTCAACCCAAGGGTCCATGCCATCCTCAACCAGGTCGAGAAGCTGGCCCGGGTGCCGATCGAACTCTTGTCCGAGCAACCGTTTCTGCCCTACAATGGTCCGATCGACCTGAAGCGATTTTCCCGCTACTGGCGCGTCGCGGAACGCTACGCGATGGGCATGGGTGGCGGACGAGTCTGA
- a CDS encoding L-threonylcarbamoyladenylate synthase, whose protein sequence is MSPLPSPEEFDDALGEPPVTAPTPDQLERAAHLIRQGRLVAFPTETVYGLGADATNPQAVASIFRAKGRPLSNPLIVHVREQTDARSLTTTWPELAQALADCFWPGPLTLVLPRSSRVPDVVAGGPAMRTVGLRAPAHPVARALLEACGVPLAAPSANRSEGLSPTRAEHVARAGLKGVALILDGGPCVQGIESTVLDLSGPRPRLLRPGALDPATLRQVVPELELPDAAAPLVGSPGLAPRHYAPRAPLRVAVDPANWRGGIAEAERLGVIHRVSSQDFQSNHPAHAVRIALPDDPAGFAAGLYAALHDLDQAGVTQIVVEAPPATEEWLAVRDRLRRASCPPGGSGV, encoded by the coding sequence ATGAGTCCCCTCCCCTCCCCTGAAGAGTTTGACGACGCTTTGGGGGAACCCCCTGTGACGGCTCCAACTCCGGATCAATTGGAACGGGCCGCCCACTTGATCCGCCAAGGTCGATTAGTGGCCTTTCCCACCGAAACCGTTTACGGACTGGGTGCCGACGCAACCAATCCCCAGGCCGTCGCATCGATTTTTCGCGCTAAGGGTCGTCCTCTAAGCAACCCGCTCATTGTTCATGTGCGTGAACAAACCGACGCCCGGTCGTTGACGACCACCTGGCCTGAGTTGGCCCAAGCCTTGGCGGATTGTTTTTGGCCGGGTCCGCTGACCCTGGTGTTGCCCCGCTCGTCGCGGGTTCCCGACGTGGTGGCCGGCGGCCCGGCGATGAGGACGGTGGGTCTACGCGCTCCCGCGCATCCAGTGGCCCGTGCCTTGCTTGAGGCGTGTGGCGTCCCTTTGGCCGCCCCTAGCGCCAATCGTTCGGAAGGATTGTCTCCCACTCGTGCCGAGCATGTCGCGCGGGCTGGTCTCAAGGGAGTCGCGCTCATCCTCGACGGCGGCCCTTGTGTTCAAGGAATTGAATCCACCGTGTTGGATCTCTCGGGACCACGTCCGCGGCTGCTTCGTCCTGGCGCGCTTGACCCAGCTACCCTGCGTCAGGTGGTCCCCGAACTTGAACTGCCGGATGCCGCCGCGCCTTTGGTTGGCTCCCCCGGCCTTGCGCCGCGTCATTACGCGCCCCGCGCTCCCTTGCGAGTCGCGGTCGATCCAGCGAATTGGCGAGGTGGGATCGCCGAAGCTGAGCGGCTCGGCGTGATTCATCGCGTCAGTTCGCAGGATTTCCAGAGCAACCACCCCGCCCACGCGGTTCGGATTGCGCTTCCGGACGATCCCGCGGGCTTCGCCGCTGGTCTTTACGCTGCTCTTCACGACCTGGATCAAGCCGGGGTGACTCAAATCGTGGTCGAAGCGCCTCCAGCAACCGAAGAATGGCTTGCAGTGCGCGACCGTCTCCGTCGCGCCTCTTGTCCACCCGGTGGCAGCGGCGTTTGA
- a CDS encoding cryptochrome/photolyase family protein yields the protein MGHRPAALVEALARLDASDDPRRAQGRLVVLLVESQAWLRRLPFHRWRQVLILSAGRHAVQAWKAEGIDARIVAADTFEQGLTTAIRTIQPSLVLTARAAEYAVGLVQQRLRQRGDCPVEIVPDTRFLVERFNPIPRPVAGKRYVMEPFYRAMRKAFGLLIESDGQPTGGAWNYDSHNRKRLPPQIKPPHPRRFEPDRLTREVMREVAEGQHGQGVGRVDGFDLAVTPQQAQDAFQIFLDERLPNFGPFEDAMSQRHDTLFHSVLSAQMNLGLLDPLEMARAAEQRYREGRAPLSSVEGFIRQIIGWREYILWQYRFQMPDLRQVNYWGGTGALPRWLWDGDAPMNCLRQVTRRVIDRGFSHHIERLMLVCNFCLLAGIDPGVVADWFLTFYVDSHDWVVLPNVLGMGLNADGGVTATKPYISSANYINTMSDYCAGCRFNPKARTGTDACPFNTLYWNFLIEHEAALRANPRLGPAVLGLKRLSIEERESIRAEAARFLADLPRYGSVEPGPDGRVPSVTAQTRDDQELP from the coding sequence TTGGGACACCGTCCCGCCGCCTTGGTCGAGGCGCTCGCTCGTTTGGATGCGTCGGACGATCCCCGGCGCGCCCAGGGCCGTCTGGTGGTTCTGCTGGTCGAAAGTCAAGCCTGGTTGCGACGCCTGCCGTTTCACCGTTGGCGTCAAGTGCTGATCCTCTCGGCGGGTCGTCACGCGGTCCAAGCTTGGAAGGCCGAGGGTATCGACGCGCGGATTGTCGCTGCCGACACTTTTGAACAGGGTTTGACCACGGCGATCCGAACCATTCAACCCAGCCTGGTCCTAACGGCCCGCGCCGCCGAGTACGCCGTCGGCTTGGTCCAACAACGCCTCCGCCAACGAGGAGACTGCCCAGTCGAAATTGTTCCCGACACCCGGTTCCTCGTCGAACGCTTCAATCCCATCCCCCGTCCGGTCGCTGGCAAACGGTATGTGATGGAACCGTTCTACCGGGCGATGCGCAAAGCGTTCGGTCTGCTGATAGAATCCGACGGGCAACCGACCGGTGGGGCCTGGAACTACGACTCGCACAATCGCAAACGCCTGCCGCCCCAAATCAAACCACCCCACCCCCGCCGTTTTGAACCCGATCGCCTCACCCGTGAAGTGATGCGCGAGGTGGCCGAAGGCCAGCATGGCCAAGGAGTCGGCCGGGTCGATGGCTTCGACCTGGCGGTGACCCCCCAACAGGCGCAGGACGCCTTCCAGATCTTCCTCGACGAGCGGCTTCCTAACTTCGGACCATTTGAAGATGCGATGAGCCAACGACACGACACCCTGTTTCACTCGGTGCTGTCGGCCCAAATGAACCTCGGGCTGCTCGACCCTCTGGAGATGGCGCGGGCGGCCGAACAACGCTACCGCGAGGGGCGTGCCCCCTTGTCGTCGGTGGAGGGATTCATTCGCCAGATCATCGGCTGGCGCGAGTATATCCTTTGGCAATATCGTTTTCAGATGCCGGACCTCCGCCAGGTCAACTATTGGGGAGGCACCGGAGCGCTTCCTCGTTGGCTTTGGGACGGCGACGCTCCGATGAACTGCCTGCGCCAAGTGACGCGACGGGTGATCGACCGCGGGTTTTCCCACCACATCGAACGCCTCATGTTGGTGTGCAACTTCTGCCTATTGGCGGGGATTGACCCAGGCGTGGTGGCCGACTGGTTTCTCACCTTCTACGTCGATTCCCACGACTGGGTCGTGTTGCCCAACGTGCTGGGCATGGGACTCAACGCCGATGGAGGAGTCACGGCGACCAAGCCCTATATCAGTTCAGCCAACTATATCAACACCATGTCGGACTACTGCGCGGGTTGTCGGTTCAATCCCAAGGCTCGAACCGGAACCGACGCATGCCCGTTCAACACTTTGTACTGGAATTTCTTGATCGAGCACGAGGCAGCATTGCGGGCCAATCCGCGGCTGGGTCCGGCGGTGCTGGGTCTCAAGCGGCTCTCCATTGAGGAACGAGAATCCATCCGGGCCGAGGCGGCCCGTTTCCTGGCGGATTTGCCCCGCTACGGTTCGGTCGAACCTGGACCCGACGGTCGGGTCCCTTCGGTCACCGCCCAGACCCGCGACGACCAGGAGTTGCCCTAA
- a CDS encoding 4a-hydroxytetrahydrobiopterin dehydratase encodes MNTETTSVALTAKRCVPCEGGVPKLDRAQAEALRAQTPNWTLSEDGRKIRREWVVRNFMAGMDFLNKVAALAEEEGHHPDLHLVGYRHLAIEIWTHAIDGLSENDFILAAKIDALPIETRKSA; translated from the coding sequence ATGAACACCGAAACCACGAGCGTCGCCTTGACCGCCAAGCGATGCGTGCCCTGCGAAGGCGGCGTGCCTAAGCTCGATCGCGCTCAAGCCGAAGCGCTCCGCGCCCAAACACCCAACTGGACCCTCTCGGAGGATGGTCGCAAGATCCGCCGCGAGTGGGTGGTCCGCAACTTCATGGCCGGCATGGACTTCCTCAACAAGGTCGCCGCCCTTGCTGAGGAAGAGGGGCATCACCCCGACCTGCACCTGGTCGGTTATCGCCACCTCGCCATCGAAATCTGGACCCACGCCATCGACGGACTCTCGGAAAACGACTTTATTCTCGCCGCCAAGATCGACGCGCTACCCATCGAAACCCGCAAGTCCGCATGA